One genomic window of Spirochaetota bacterium includes the following:
- a CDS encoding Do family serine endopeptidase, which yields MKKFFYRFMRNWFVLNLLLTGFLFGVIFSFGVLGGSCSTKSDFLGNNISFASGVDLSKLSEEYKYAYAVQKVLNEVAEKVSPVVVNIKSEDVVEYTYRDPFQYFFDDEFFKRFFDIPEGPKERKYKRVIPSLGSGFIISKDGYILSNLHVLRPAGKVAKNIVVTVLKSGREYKARVIGYDEETDIALLKIDPKEELPVANLGDSDKVKVGDFAIAVGNPFGLTGTFTFGTVSAINRDIQGNVFSKYIQTDAPINPGNSGGPLVNIFGEVIGINTMIISPNQFGGTAGNVGIGLAIPINTAKRVVKQLIDKGKVERGYIGVSISELDEETRKQMGLPKDVGVLVSKVEPGSPAEKEGVKQGDVIVEVDGQKISTFSELLDKIASKSPGDNARIKVFRDGRYIDFNIRVASRPTSEELAKRRDEGELKPLTRSEYKGIVVSNNPNGDGVVVVEVKDDSPFSGIIQKGDIIIEINNQKINNISDFEKFSKANQDQKRFLMKFYRNGMLMIRGFTIR from the coding sequence ATGAAAAAGTTTTTCTATAGGTTTATGAGAAATTGGTTTGTTTTAAACCTTCTACTTACGGGCTTTTTGTTTGGTGTAATATTTTCATTTGGAGTTTTAGGTGGAAGTTGTTCAACGAAGTCGGATTTTCTAGGTAATAATATATCTTTTGCTAGTGGAGTAGATCTCTCAAAACTATCGGAAGAATACAAGTATGCTTATGCCGTCCAGAAAGTCCTAAACGAAGTTGCAGAGAAAGTTTCTCCAGTTGTAGTTAACATAAAGAGTGAAGATGTTGTTGAATATACTTATAGAGACCCATTTCAGTATTTTTTTGATGATGAGTTTTTCAAAAGATTTTTTGATATACCAGAAGGACCTAAAGAGAGAAAGTATAAAAGGGTTATACCTAGTCTAGGTTCAGGGTTTATAATCTCAAAAGATGGATATATACTTAGCAACTTACATGTTCTAAGACCTGCAGGGAAGGTAGCGAAGAATATAGTAGTTACCGTTCTTAAGTCTGGTAGGGAGTATAAGGCTAGGGTTATTGGTTATGATGAGGAGACTGATATAGCACTTTTAAAGATTGATCCGAAGGAGGAATTACCTGTTGCTAATCTGGGAGACTCTGATAAGGTAAAGGTTGGTGATTTCGCAATAGCGGTAGGGAATCCATTCGGACTTACGGGAACTTTCACTTTTGGAACCGTTAGTGCGATAAACAGAGATATTCAAGGTAATGTGTTTTCAAAGTATATCCAAACTGATGCTCCTATAAACCCTGGTAATAGTGGAGGTCCTCTTGTTAATATCTTCGGGGAAGTGATAGGAATAAACACGATGATAATATCTCCAAACCAGTTTGGTGGAACAGCAGGTAATGTAGGTATCGGACTTGCTATACCTATTAACACTGCTAAGAGAGTTGTCAAACAACTGATTGACAAAGGAAAGGTAGAGAGAGGGTATATTGGTGTTTCCATTTCTGAACTAGATGAGGAAACTAGAAAGCAGATGGGGCTTCCCAAGGATGTCGGGGTTTTGGTTAGCAAGGTTGAACCAGGAAGTCCTGCGGAAAAGGAAGGTGTTAAACAAGGAGATGTAATAGTTGAAGTTGATGGTCAGAAAATATCTACCTTCAGCGAACTACTTGACAAAATTGCTTCAAAATCTCCTGGAGATAATGCTAGAATCAAGGTTTTTAGGGATGGTAGGTATATTGATTTCAATATTAGAGTAGCATCTAGACCTACATCGGAAGAGTTAGCAAAACGAAGAGATGAAGGAGAGTTAAAGCCTTTAACGAGGTCTGAATACAAAGGTATAGTTGTATCAAACAATCCTAATGGTGATGGAGTTGTTGTAGTTGAAGTCAAAGATGATAGTCCTTTCAGTGGTATTATCCAAAAAGGGGATATAATAATTGAGATAAACAATCAGAAAATTAACAACATTTCAGATTTTGAGAAGTTCTCTAAGGCAAATCAGGATCAGAAGAGGTTCTTGATGAAGTTCTATAGGAATGGAATGTTAATGATAAGAGGATTTACCATAAGATAA
- the tmk gene encoding dTMP kinase: MVIAFEGIDGTGKTTISKLLFSELKSVFNGEVFWFSEPSPTDLGKSLKNILTSKKLELNIFEQSLLFTSDRSYLLRNYILPYNEVKKIILMDRSFVSTYAYQIMNIEDNTLKNIITSITEYSIKNFYIDILFYLDCDPEVSLSRIEVKDGIESKGLEYIRKVKNNYDAFIRQKHPHIRNIKIVDAKGKLEDIFSHVKSEVIKITGYIA, translated from the coding sequence ATGGTAATTGCTTTTGAAGGAATAGATGGCACTGGAAAAACAACAATCTCAAAACTACTATTTTCTGAACTAAAAAGCGTATTCAATGGCGAGGTTTTTTGGTTTTCTGAACCTAGTCCTACGGACCTTGGCAAATCTCTCAAGAATATTTTAACCTCAAAGAAACTTGAACTCAACATATTTGAACAGTCTCTACTCTTCACATCTGACAGATCCTACCTGTTAAGAAACTACATTCTACCTTACAACGAAGTGAAGAAAATAATACTAATGGATAGATCCTTCGTATCAACCTACGCATACCAGATTATGAATATTGAGGATAATACCCTTAAGAACATTATAACATCAATTACTGAATATTCAATAAAGAACTTTTATATTGATATTCTATTCTACCTTGATTGTGATCCAGAAGTATCTCTTAGTAGGATAGAAGTTAAGGATGGAATTGAAAGTAAAGGTCTTGAATACATAAGAAAGGTGAAGAATAATTACGACGCTTTCATAAGACAAAAACATCCTCACATAAGAAACATTAAGATAGTTGATGCTAAAGGCAAGTTAGAAGATATTTTCTCGCATGTAAAATCGGAGGTTATCAAGATAACAGGGTATATTGCTTAA
- a CDS encoding OmpA family protein gives MVRLLFIINALVALLSISILSHSYEFYWKLNTNEILRVKSFVRQNIYTNNSFAKYVEIINKSSVDVKGKSTANDKTYYNVDGIYYVFSKDYLKDKEFKLEEIHNSRYLLEDTGRMIISKEYLMPVSRDIPVFISRKLKIGDEWFHKGREVHKIGFSQLYDIVEIEFNTYYKFLYTTNVDNKELAVFEIKYGFANTFPRARVIRYLSGSSQMKYYWDINAGKPSFVTEEYFFNAIYDNGMSVIYSGSSEGYLEVVNKWKEDNRREIISKIQETLKDQKGVSISTNENEINISIPDIVFDFNSYKVKEEFKLVLSNLSQKISNHKEIDMIVEGHTDDIGSDEYNQKLSEARAREVAKILTEFGISPDRVSYIGYGKRKPKFPNTSSENRAKNRRVEIKLLWGR, from the coding sequence ATGGTTAGACTTTTGTTTATTATAAATGCACTCGTAGCTCTACTATCCATATCAATACTTTCCCATTCGTATGAATTCTACTGGAAGCTGAATACAAACGAAATCTTAAGAGTAAAGAGTTTCGTTAGACAAAACATATATACCAACAATTCATTCGCTAAGTATGTTGAGATAATTAATAAATCATCAGTTGATGTCAAAGGCAAATCCACTGCTAACGACAAAACATATTACAATGTGGATGGAATATACTATGTATTCTCAAAGGATTATCTCAAGGATAAGGAATTCAAACTTGAGGAAATTCACAATAGTAGATACTTACTTGAAGATACCGGCAGGATGATAATATCAAAAGAATACTTGATGCCTGTTTCTAGAGATATACCTGTTTTCATAAGTAGAAAACTCAAGATTGGAGATGAATGGTTTCACAAAGGTAGAGAAGTTCATAAGATTGGTTTTTCGCAACTATACGATATAGTTGAAATAGAATTCAATACTTACTACAAATTCCTTTACACAACGAATGTTGATAACAAAGAACTTGCTGTCTTTGAGATAAAGTATGGTTTTGCCAATACCTTCCCAAGAGCAAGGGTTATAAGATACCTATCTGGATCTTCACAGATGAAATACTACTGGGATATAAACGCAGGTAAGCCTTCCTTCGTAACTGAAGAATATTTTTTCAATGCAATATACGATAACGGTATGTCAGTTATATACTCTGGTTCTTCAGAAGGCTACCTTGAAGTTGTGAACAAATGGAAAGAGGATAATAGAAGGGAGATAATATCAAAGATCCAAGAAACACTCAAAGATCAAAAAGGTGTATCAATTTCAACAAATGAAAACGAGATAAATATTTCCATACCAGATATAGTATTTGATTTCAATAGTTATAAAGTAAAAGAAGAGTTTAAACTCGTTCTATCTAATTTATCTCAGAAGATAAGTAATCATAAAGAGATTGATATGATTGTTGAGGGGCACACTGATGACATCGGTAGTGACGAATACAACCAAAAACTCTCTGAAGCGAGAGCTAGAGAAGTTGCTAAAATACTCACTGAATTTGGTATAAGTCCTGATAGAGTTTCATACATAGGATATGGTAAGAGAAAACCAAAGTTTCCCAACACTTCCTCAGAAAATCGCGCAAAAAATAGAAGAGTTGAAATAAAATTACTATGGGGGCGGTAG
- a CDS encoding CoA-binding protein, with amino-acid sequence MADACEINKESHTFSVSINNPKMDEEIVKLLKSSKVIAVVGLSPKEDRPSNAVARYLKEKGYRIVPVNPGHDEILGEKSYKNLSEIPFEVDIVDVFRNPAEVVPIVQEAVKLKPKCIWLQLGIVNDEAKKIAEENNIFFVQDKCIKIEHNRLIG; translated from the coding sequence ATGGCTGATGCATGCGAAATAAACAAAGAATCTCATACATTCTCAGTCAGTATAAATAATCCAAAGATGGACGAGGAGATAGTAAAACTACTTAAGAGTTCTAAGGTTATAGCAGTAGTAGGATTATCACCAAAAGAGGATAGGCCTAGTAATGCGGTAGCAAGGTATCTTAAAGAGAAAGGCTACAGGATAGTTCCAGTAAATCCAGGGCACGATGAGATACTAGGTGAGAAGTCATACAAAAACTTGTCTGAAATACCGTTTGAGGTTGATATAGTTGATGTTTTCAGAAACCCTGCAGAGGTTGTTCCAATAGTTCAGGAAGCTGTTAAACTCAAACCCAAGTGTATATGGCTACAACTTGGTATAGTTAACGACGAAGCAAAAAAGATAGCAGAAGAAAATAACATCTTCTTCGTTCAAGATAAGTGTATTAAGATTGAGCATAATAGGTTGATAGGATAA
- a CDS encoding metal-sensitive transcriptional regulator, whose amino-acid sequence MNDETKKNIIFRLNRVKGQIDGIIRMIEDNDDCQLIFQQIKAAYSALRSAGKMIIIDDVGKCIGTGDEKRLKKLLEKMLEE is encoded by the coding sequence ATGAACGATGAAACTAAAAAGAACATTATATTTAGATTGAACAGAGTTAAGGGGCAGATAGATGGTATAATAAGAATGATAGAAGATAACGATGACTGTCAGCTGATATTTCAACAGATCAAGGCTGCTTACAGTGCTTTAAGAAGTGCAGGTAAGATGATAATAATTGACGATGTTGGGAAATGTATTGGGACAGGGGATGAGAAAAGATTGAAGAAGCTTCTTGAGAAAATGTTGGAAGAATAA
- a CDS encoding mercury transporter, translated as MTYEIKVGGMTCQGCVNAVKMAIMTADKNAIIKDIKIGKVVVETEQIEKLKNSISLYGYKVEEIKKL; from the coding sequence ATGACTTATGAGATCAAGGTTGGTGGTATGACTTGTCAAGGTTGTGTAAATGCTGTTAAGATGGCTATTATGACGGCTGATAAGAATGCTATCATAAAGGATATAAAGATTGGCAAAGTTGTGGTTGAAACGGAACAGATTGAAAAGTTGAAAAATTCAATAAGTCTCTATGGATACAAAGTTGAAGAAATAAAGAAATTATAA
- the pheS gene encoding phenylalanine--tRNA ligase subunit alpha, whose protein sequence is MDIQSILEKFNEEINSTEKESDLLLLKSKYVGGTIKELFRKIKEIDPSQRKDFGQKINELKDTIESRINEKIELIRKKSVDEKLKSEWVDITLTRSYDVLPSLHPVNIVKDELCRIFSEIGFSIVEGPEIELESYNFDKLNIPPNHPARDDHDSFYLNSKDVVNRYLLRTQTSPVQIRVMEKYEFPVAIVAPGRCFRRDTVDARHSHTFHQIEGLYVNNDVKFSDLKGVMDLFAKKMFGPKTRTRFRADFFPFTEPSAELAVTCPGCSGSGCSVCSHTGWLEIAGCGMVHPKVFENAGYDPTRVKGFAFGMGIERIAMVKYNITDIRLFYENDIRFLKQFLGA, encoded by the coding sequence ATGGATATACAAAGCATTTTAGAGAAGTTTAACGAAGAGATAAACTCCACTGAAAAGGAAAGTGACCTCTTGTTGCTCAAGTCAAAGTATGTTGGTGGAACCATAAAAGAACTTTTTAGGAAAATCAAAGAGATAGACCCATCACAAAGAAAGGATTTTGGACAGAAGATAAATGAACTTAAGGATACCATAGAGTCTAGGATAAATGAGAAGATTGAACTTATAAGAAAGAAGTCAGTTGATGAGAAACTTAAGTCAGAATGGGTGGATATTACCTTGACTAGGAGTTATGATGTGTTGCCTTCGCTTCATCCTGTTAATATAGTAAAGGATGAATTGTGTAGGATCTTTAGTGAAATTGGTTTCAGTATTGTTGAGGGGCCTGAGATAGAGTTAGAATCGTATAATTTTGATAAACTCAACATACCTCCTAACCATCCTGCTCGTGATGATCACGATTCGTTTTATCTTAACTCTAAAGATGTTGTAAATAGGTATCTTCTAAGGACTCAAACATCACCAGTTCAGATAAGGGTTATGGAGAAGTATGAGTTTCCTGTTGCTATTGTAGCACCGGGACGTTGTTTTAGGAGAGATACTGTTGATGCAAGACACTCGCATACATTCCATCAGATAGAGGGTTTGTATGTGAATAATGATGTTAAATTCTCTGATCTCAAGGGGGTTATGGATCTATTTGCTAAGAAAATGTTTGGACCGAAGACTAGGACAAGGTTTAGAGCAGACTTTTTCCCTTTCACAGAGCCGAGTGCAGAACTTGCGGTAACTTGTCCTGGATGTAGTGGAAGTGGATGTAGTGTTTGTTCGCATACAGGATGGCTTGAGATTGCCGGTTGTGGAATGGTTCATCCAAAGGTCTTTGAAAATGCTGGTTATGACCCTACCAGAGTTAAGGGGTTCGCTTTTGGTATGGGGATAGAAAGGATTGCAATGGTTAAGTATAACATCACAGATATAAGACTCTTCTACGAGAATGATATTAGGTTCCTTAAACAGTTTCTAGGTGCTTAA